The following proteins are co-located in the Desulfoscipio sp. XC116 genome:
- a CDS encoding DUF3243 domain-containing protein, whose amino-acid sequence MELEVSWHQCKKILHQVVNAAEAVGVSDEHINDVACRLGDFLANRVDPGNREQRLLNELWDEAREEEKKVLTRLIVRMVNKTENM is encoded by the coding sequence GTGGAGCTTGAAGTATCGTGGCACCAGTGTAAAAAAATACTGCACCAGGTGGTAAATGCGGCTGAAGCGGTTGGTGTATCAGATGAGCATATTAATGATGTAGCCTGCCGTTTGGGCGATTTTTTAGCTAATAGAGTCGACCCGGGAAATCGGGAGCAGCGGTTGCTTAATGAGTTATGGGACGAGGCCCGGGAGGAGGAAAAAAAGGTACTGACCAGGCTTATTGTGCGGATGGTGAATAAAACGGAAAACATGTAA
- a CDS encoding MFS transporter — MNKVTISDVIDRIGVSKYTFSVYLLVGLVVLFSGIVYMVVPYTMSQIALEWQLSKIQTGALSSWSLLGLMFGGMLAGILSDRIGRKKILIFSCLVYSLFTLPIYWVQSYEAFAVFRILGGVGIGAVIPVGVTMMSENVPTKNRGFFSASIMSFYMLGWVLAGVLCTYAVSDFGWRLCFLLAGLSVFYSLVLMARLNESPHWLLSRGREADAIKVIKKMEKTIEGAAGEWTPGCLVTPPPPKTVGMSAIFSADYRRITISFWITYFMGSVVIYGISGWLPTLLVEKGFGLTKGYFFAVLQNFAGIVGALATGYVADIIGRKKNVVTAWLFAAVMVILLGYVTSQWQIVIFSVLSGLAINWGLTGVQPILAEAYRTEFRNTGVAWAQAFGRIGGFSGPIAAGYLQQLGIGYTGTFIFLAIPAVVFSIIAFFFFSETKGKSIESIAGAEA, encoded by the coding sequence ATGAATAAAGTAACTATTTCTGATGTTATCGATAGAATAGGTGTATCGAAATATACCTTTTCAGTTTATCTCCTGGTTGGTCTAGTGGTTTTATTTAGTGGGATTGTTTATATGGTTGTTCCTTATACAATGTCTCAAATAGCTTTGGAATGGCAGTTAAGTAAAATTCAAACCGGAGCTCTTTCTTCGTGGAGCCTTTTGGGTTTAATGTTTGGGGGAATGCTTGCAGGTATTCTTTCTGATCGCATCGGTAGAAAGAAGATTCTTATTTTCTCTTGTCTGGTTTATTCATTATTTACGCTTCCTATTTATTGGGTGCAAAGTTACGAGGCATTTGCTGTTTTTAGAATATTAGGCGGTGTGGGTATCGGTGCTGTGATACCGGTTGGGGTAACAATGATGTCCGAAAATGTGCCGACTAAAAACAGGGGGTTCTTCTCAGCGTCAATAATGTCTTTTTACATGTTGGGCTGGGTTTTGGCAGGGGTTTTATGTACTTACGCGGTTTCTGATTTCGGCTGGAGGCTTTGCTTTTTATTGGCGGGCTTATCTGTTTTCTATTCGCTGGTGTTGATGGCCAGGCTTAATGAATCTCCACATTGGTTATTAAGTAGAGGCCGTGAAGCAGACGCAATAAAAGTTATTAAGAAGATGGAAAAAACAATTGAGGGTGCAGCCGGTGAATGGACTCCGGGTTGCTTAGTTACACCACCGCCTCCGAAAACAGTTGGTATGAGTGCTATTTTTTCTGCGGATTACAGGAGAATAACTATAAGTTTTTGGATTACGTATTTTATGGGGTCGGTAGTGATTTATGGTATATCGGGATGGCTTCCCACGCTTCTGGTTGAAAAGGGGTTTGGCTTGACTAAGGGATATTTTTTCGCCGTATTGCAAAATTTTGCCGGTATAGTCGGTGCATTGGCTACCGGTTATGTCGCGGATATTATAGGCCGTAAAAAGAACGTTGTTACTGCTTGGCTATTTGCGGCTGTGATGGTGATCCTCTTAGGTTATGTGACGAGCCAATGGCAAATTGTTATTTTTAGTGTTTTATCGGGCCTTGCCATAAATTGGGGGCTGACTGGGGTGCAGCCAATTCTTGCTGAAGCATACAGAACAGAATTTAGGAATACCGGGGTTGCTTGGGCTCAGGCATTTGGCCGTATTGGAGGATTTTCCGGCCCCATAGCCGCCGGCTATCTTCAGCAATTGGGTATTGGTTATACCGGTACGTTTATATTCCTTGCTATTCCCGCGGTGGTCTTTAGTATAATAGCATTTTTCTTTTTTTCTGAAACGAAAGGGAAGAGCATTGAATCTATTGCCGGTGCCGAAGCGTAA
- a CDS encoding acyl-CoA dehydrogenase family protein, giving the protein MSNIPKGLSFLFEKTDPQDIFTPEDFTDEHRLIFRTTASFVNDNILNRMEELESKQEGLNRELLEAAGELGLNGTEIPEEYGGMEMDKISTTIIAECMGWGGSFAMTHGGQTGIGSMPIVMFGTRKQKEKYLPGIAGGEKVGSYALTEPGAGTDAMAIKSRAVLSADGKYYILNGNKQFITNAGFADVFIVYAKIDSEKFTAFIVDADSEGLSTGPEEHKMGIKGSSTRTLILEDVKVPVENLLFQIGRGHVVAFNILNLGRYKLSANALGSSKFALELAAAYANDRKQFGEPIANFGMIREKLSEMAIRIYIAESMIYRTGGLLENKLQSLDISGEDGGQVVAKGIEEYALECSMNKVFATEAQDYIVDEGVQIHGGYGYSAEYAIERLYRDARIYRIFEGTNEINRTIVPITLLRRVDKGDLPLREALKKLQEKLIDGMPVRTGGEDLVQAAKDIFLLTFGAGLQKYGKALLKQQEILARLANLAIQTFAMESGWLRAQRSLKNQGEDRARLKLIMAGAYINSAIGEVKNIAEETLAVLAEGDELANLLKNLHNLSRYIPQNTVVLRREIAAAVSEAGRYIV; this is encoded by the coding sequence ATGAGTAATATACCCAAGGGGTTAAGCTTCCTTTTTGAAAAAACTGATCCTCAGGATATTTTTACACCTGAAGATTTTACCGATGAACATAGATTAATATTTAGAACTACCGCAAGCTTTGTTAATGATAACATTTTAAACAGAATGGAAGAGTTGGAATCCAAGCAAGAGGGTTTGAATAGGGAACTGCTGGAGGCTGCCGGAGAGTTGGGCCTTAATGGAACCGAAATTCCGGAAGAATATGGCGGTATGGAAATGGATAAGATCAGTACCACTATAATTGCCGAGTGTATGGGGTGGGGCGGCTCCTTTGCTATGACCCACGGCGGCCAAACCGGTATCGGTAGTATGCCGATTGTTATGTTTGGTACCCGCAAGCAAAAAGAAAAATATCTTCCTGGAATAGCCGGCGGTGAAAAAGTGGGGTCCTATGCTTTAACTGAGCCGGGAGCGGGCACGGACGCCATGGCTATCAAATCCAGAGCAGTTCTGAGTGCGGATGGCAAGTATTATATTTTAAATGGAAATAAACAATTTATCACTAATGCCGGATTTGCCGATGTCTTTATCGTATACGCAAAGATAGACAGCGAAAAGTTTACCGCCTTTATTGTTGATGCAGATTCCGAGGGTCTTTCAACCGGACCGGAGGAACACAAAATGGGCATTAAGGGCTCATCAACCAGAACTTTAATTCTTGAAGATGTGAAAGTGCCGGTTGAAAATTTGTTATTTCAAATTGGCCGGGGTCATGTTGTAGCTTTTAATATCTTAAATCTAGGCCGTTATAAATTATCCGCCAATGCCCTGGGTAGTTCCAAGTTTGCACTGGAGCTCGCGGCCGCCTACGCTAACGACCGCAAGCAGTTTGGTGAACCCATCGCTAATTTTGGCATGATTAGGGAAAAACTGTCTGAAATGGCTATAAGAATTTATATCGCGGAAAGCATGATTTACCGTACAGGGGGGCTGTTGGAAAACAAGCTGCAAAGTTTGGATATCTCCGGCGAGGATGGCGGACAGGTTGTCGCTAAAGGTATTGAGGAATATGCCCTGGAGTGTTCTATGAACAAGGTTTTTGCCACCGAGGCACAAGACTACATTGTGGACGAAGGGGTGCAGATTCACGGAGGTTATGGTTATAGCGCCGAATATGCCATAGAGAGACTTTACAGGGATGCCAGAATATATCGTATTTTTGAGGGAACTAATGAAATAAATCGTACAATTGTTCCCATTACCTTGCTGCGCAGAGTCGATAAAGGAGATTTACCACTTCGGGAAGCACTGAAAAAGTTGCAGGAGAAGCTTATTGACGGGATGCCTGTTAGAACCGGAGGAGAAGATTTAGTACAGGCGGCAAAAGATATTTTCTTGTTAACCTTTGGCGCCGGTCTTCAAAAATACGGTAAAGCTTTACTTAAGCAACAAGAAATATTGGCTAGATTAGCTAACTTGGCCATACAAACCTTTGCAATGGAAAGTGGTTGGCTGCGGGCGCAAAGGTCATTGAAAAACCAGGGCGAAGACAGGGCAAGGCTTAAGTTGATTATGGCCGGAGCTTACATTAATTCTGCAATCGGCGAAGTGAAGAATATAGCGGAAGAAACGCTGGCAGTGCTTGCCGAAGGTGATGAACTGGCAAATCTTTTGAAAAATCTACACAACCTATCGCGTTATATACCACAAAATACAGTGGTTCTCAGGCGGGAGATTGCTGCAGCTGTTTCAGAAGCGGGCAGGTATATAGTGTAA
- a CDS encoding sigma 54-interacting transcriptional regulator → MIINHSYDAIFVTDGLGNILLANAATEKLLGVNHKGLIGTNVKSLLEKKIYDWSPTLKAIETQSVVTGLLKNPQGTRQIATSTPLLGENGNVAMVITNARDKVIVDKYIEDVKTERATANRYKAAIEYLSDKELELNSIVAESRQMREIVITGNIIAKTDSTVMLIGESGTGKEVMAKYIHRHSLRCQEPFIPVNCAAIPHELLESEFFGYVRGAFTGASTQGKPGLFEIADKGTLFLDEIGELPLAMQSKLLRVIETGEIQRLGSTAIHRANVRLIAATNRNLRTMISQKLFRNDLYYRLNVIPIHLPALRERPDDILALAQRFLDELNSKYAFKKTLTTQATLKLLEYSWPGNARELRNVIERLVITSPGEDLYLEENCLISGKACPDINKYPEKSMPYKGTLRSVLKAVEERYIRQVLAECNGRVGEAAKRLGIHRTMLYRKTRKK, encoded by the coding sequence ATGATTATCAACCACTCCTATGATGCCATATTTGTTACCGATGGGTTGGGCAACATACTTTTAGCCAACGCAGCGACAGAGAAATTACTGGGCGTTAACCATAAGGGTTTAATTGGAACCAATGTCAAGAGCTTGCTCGAGAAGAAGATATATGACTGGTCCCCTACATTAAAAGCTATAGAGACACAGTCGGTGGTAACGGGATTGCTAAAAAACCCGCAGGGGACTAGACAAATAGCTACCAGCACACCCTTGCTGGGCGAAAATGGTAATGTCGCCATGGTCATTACCAACGCGCGCGATAAGGTAATAGTTGATAAATACATTGAAGATGTAAAGACGGAGAGAGCAACAGCTAATCGTTACAAAGCCGCGATAGAATATTTAAGTGATAAAGAATTGGAGCTAAATTCAATAGTGGCTGAAAGTCGGCAAATGCGCGAAATTGTTATAACCGGTAATATTATAGCGAAAACCGACAGCACTGTAATGCTGATTGGAGAATCAGGGACCGGTAAAGAAGTAATGGCAAAGTATATACACCGCCATAGTCTTCGCTGCCAAGAACCGTTTATTCCGGTAAATTGCGCGGCTATACCCCATGAACTGCTGGAGTCCGAATTTTTTGGTTATGTTCGCGGGGCCTTCACAGGCGCAAGTACCCAAGGGAAGCCCGGTTTATTTGAAATTGCCGATAAAGGAACGCTATTTTTAGATGAAATTGGCGAGTTGCCGTTAGCCATGCAATCTAAGCTGCTGAGAGTTATAGAAACCGGTGAAATACAAAGGCTGGGCAGTACGGCTATACATCGCGCCAATGTCCGGTTAATTGCGGCAACGAATAGAAACTTAAGAACAATGATCAGTCAGAAACTGTTTAGGAACGATCTATACTATCGTCTTAATGTAATACCCATCCATCTGCCGGCGTTAAGGGAAAGGCCTGATGATATCTTAGCTCTTGCTCAGAGATTTTTAGATGAATTAAATAGTAAATATGCTTTTAAGAAAACATTAACCACGCAAGCGACCTTAAAGTTGCTTGAATACAGCTGGCCGGGCAATGCGCGGGAACTGCGTAATGTTATTGAGAGATTAGTTATTACTTCACCCGGTGAGGATTTATATTTAGAGGAGAACTGCCTGATAAGCGGCAAGGCATGTCCGGATATTAATAAATATCCGGAAAAAAGTATGCCATATAAAGGAACCCTAAGAAGTGTTTTGAAAGCAGTGGAAGAGAGATATATAAGACAAGTGCTGGCCGAATGTAATGGTCGGGTGGGTGAAGCGGCCAAACGCTTGGGAATCCATCGTACCATGTTGTATAGAAAAACAAGGAAGAAATAA
- a CDS encoding CoA transferase, producing MGKWKEIERMPAPYLIPSFGPLAGMRVLLGGSIVAAPFAASMLAEYGAEVIHIERPKIGDPYRQQAPIVKRGEKQVSAGWMQEARNKLSLTLELNLKIPESKEIFLSLIKNCDVWMENMVWTEKLGIKEDVLFEVNPKLIIAHVSGFGRPHFGGVPEECNRPSYDPIGQAEGGYMFINGFPEPMPPSHAAVFINDYITAMFCFSGVLMAYMHAQKTGRGQAIDIAQVEAMSKCLNDTFVQYFVLDKVRARNGNKVPIFQPGNLYKTRDNKYLYIGAYGPIVYGRFIKALGLDPQKYTHEAAGASPEAINSELGLELDRIAKEWVAAREAEEGKQYLLSFKVPCGIVKDAADLAASRHYQKRGNFIEYEDLTTKERVKAFGFCPKMSETPPQVWRGAPDLGQDTDLILNRLLGYSDVEIAVFREKGII from the coding sequence ATGGGAAAATGGAAGGAAATTGAACGTATGCCTGCGCCGTATTTAATACCGTCGTTTGGTCCGCTTGCGGGCATGAGGGTATTGTTGGGTGGAAGTATAGTTGCTGCGCCTTTTGCAGCTTCCATGCTTGCTGAGTATGGCGCCGAGGTCATTCATATTGAACGGCCCAAAATTGGGGATCCCTATCGCCAGCAGGCCCCTATTGTTAAACGCGGTGAAAAGCAGGTAAGTGCCGGTTGGATGCAGGAGGCAAGAAATAAACTTAGTCTTACGCTTGAACTAAATCTTAAAATACCGGAGTCTAAAGAGATATTCCTTTCTCTTATCAAGAATTGTGATGTTTGGATGGAAAATATGGTTTGGACTGAGAAGCTTGGTATAAAAGAAGATGTACTGTTTGAAGTCAATCCCAAGCTAATTATAGCTCATGTCAGTGGCTTCGGAAGACCCCATTTTGGTGGTGTTCCTGAAGAATGTAATAGACCTTCATACGATCCCATAGGGCAGGCCGAGGGTGGCTATATGTTTATCAATGGTTTCCCCGAGCCGATGCCTCCGTCACATGCCGCTGTTTTTATAAACGATTATATAACCGCTATGTTTTGCTTCAGCGGGGTTTTAATGGCTTATATGCATGCCCAGAAGACAGGGCGGGGGCAGGCCATTGACATTGCTCAAGTTGAAGCCATGAGTAAGTGTCTTAATGATACCTTTGTACAATATTTTGTTTTAGACAAAGTAAGGGCAAGAAACGGTAACAAAGTGCCGATTTTCCAGCCCGGAAATTTGTACAAAACCAGGGATAATAAGTACTTATATATTGGTGCGTATGGTCCGATAGTTTATGGGCGGTTTATTAAAGCACTGGGTCTTGACCCGCAAAAATATACACATGAAGCGGCAGGCGCTTCACCGGAAGCAATAAATTCCGAACTTGGTCTTGAGCTTGATCGGATTGCTAAAGAATGGGTAGCGGCCCGGGAAGCGGAAGAGGGCAAGCAGTACTTATTAAGTTTTAAGGTACCGTGTGGTATTGTAAAGGACGCTGCTGATTTGGCTGCGAGTAGACACTACCAAAAGAGGGGGAATTTCATTGAGTATGAAGATTTGACAACCAAAGAAAGAGTAAAGGCTTTTGGGTTCTGCCCTAAAATGAGTGAAACTCCGCCTCAAGTATGGCGTGGAGCACCGGATCTGGGCCAGGATACTGATCTTATTCTTAATAGACTCTTAGGATACAGTGATGTGGAAATTGCGGTTTTTAGGGAGAAAGGCATAATTTAA
- a CDS encoding HD domain-containing phosphohydrolase, producing MINTSIAQPRIELYKLLRALSLAMDYNRNGLMRHHQRVALICSYIAKEMQLESAKLPQLLCSAVIHDAGTSTFHEKADLEQFEVNNPWRHCQKGYQLLSNMPVLLPLAEVILHHHDRWDGQNPSGLSGSAIPLLSRIIFLADRVDVLAGRPGNILDCRPEIVRQINARSGTMFDPELINVFNKVADKESLWLDLTSQFIDINLDRRLHTCPVITGQSEIIGISQIFAEIIDGKSPFTHRHSRLVAEVAAFLAGQAGFTNTQQKNIYVAGLLHDLGKLSIPEEILEKPAGLSRQEFNIIKQHTYITYQILSMINGFEEINQWAAYHHEKLNGEGYPFHLTGADMPTGSRIMAVADIFSALVEDRPYRKGLPRHRVEEIMIRMAETRSIDREILQILMDNYKEAENIKEALAVG from the coding sequence TTGATTAATACTTCGATAGCGCAGCCAAGAATTGAGCTATATAAATTACTGCGCGCCTTATCACTGGCTATGGATTATAACCGGAACGGATTGATGCGCCACCACCAGCGGGTGGCCTTAATTTGCTCCTATATTGCCAAAGAAATGCAGCTGGAGTCCGCAAAGCTGCCTCAGCTGCTTTGCAGTGCCGTAATCCACGACGCCGGCACCAGCACCTTTCATGAAAAGGCCGACCTGGAACAATTTGAGGTCAACAACCCTTGGCGGCACTGTCAGAAAGGTTACCAACTGCTTAGCAATATGCCCGTGCTGTTGCCGTTGGCTGAAGTAATATTGCATCATCACGACCGCTGGGACGGACAAAACCCGTCCGGCTTGTCGGGCAGTGCTATTCCTCTGCTCAGCCGCATAATTTTTTTGGCTGACCGGGTAGATGTGCTGGCCGGCCGGCCCGGCAATATATTAGACTGCCGGCCGGAAATTGTGCGGCAAATCAATGCCCGGTCCGGCACCATGTTCGACCCGGAATTAATAAACGTGTTTAACAAGGTGGCCGACAAGGAAAGCCTGTGGCTGGACCTCACTTCACAATTCATTGATATCAACCTGGACCGCCGGCTGCACACCTGCCCGGTCATTACCGGCCAATCGGAAATTATCGGCATCAGCCAAATTTTTGCCGAAATAATCGACGGCAAAAGCCCTTTTACACACCGGCATTCCCGACTGGTAGCCGAGGTAGCCGCTTTTTTAGCAGGTCAAGCCGGTTTTACAAATACGCAGCAAAAAAATATTTATGTGGCAGGTCTGCTGCATGATCTGGGTAAACTGAGTATACCCGAGGAAATACTGGAAAAACCGGCCGGGTTAAGCAGGCAGGAATTTAATATTATAAAACAGCATACTTATATCACCTACCAGATTTTAAGTATGATAAACGGCTTTGAAGAAATAAACCAATGGGCAGCCTACCATCATGAAAAATTAAACGGTGAAGGCTACCCCTTTCACTTAACGGGTGCGGATATGCCCACAGGCTCACGAATCATGGCCGTAGCCGATATATTCAGCGCCCTGGTTGAAGACCGCCCCTACCGCAAGGGACTGCCCCGACACCGGGTGGAGGAAATAATGATACGTATGGCGGAAACCAGAAGTATTGACAGAGAAATATTGCAAATTTTAATGGACAATTACAAGGAAGCGGAAAATATAAAAGAAGCGTTGGCAGTGGGTTAA
- a CDS encoding thiolase family protein, whose protein sequence is MYSKAFIPYGAYYSSPFARWQGSLQNGHSIELGAATAKRWLATKNIDPKMFDYLYFGKTVGQKSSFYSAPWAAALIGATHLPGLHVPQACSTSTTCVGLAATSIEAGAFVNTFCLMTDRCSNGPHTIWPNPPGPGGEVISENWNMDNINEDPYAGLPMLRTAENVAQKSGWITREDCDELTLRRYEQYLDSLANDRAFQKRYMFPIEYKKSKKETALLEADEGVTRTTKEGVARLKPVIEGGVHTFASQTHPADGNCAIVVCTREKARELSSDSGMEIQVVSYGFARAEKAHMAAAPLPAAKMALEKARIGINDVKVLKTHNPFATNDLYLAREINYDVMKINNYGSSLIYGHPQGPTTGRGIIEMIEELVTLGGGYGLLAGCAAGDTGAALVVKVS, encoded by the coding sequence ATGTATTCTAAAGCATTTATTCCTTATGGCGCATACTATAGTTCACCTTTTGCCCGCTGGCAGGGAAGCCTCCAAAATGGGCATTCGATTGAACTGGGAGCGGCAACTGCCAAAAGGTGGCTGGCAACAAAGAATATAGATCCAAAGATGTTTGATTACCTATATTTTGGAAAAACAGTTGGACAAAAGAGCTCTTTCTACTCCGCACCTTGGGCTGCTGCGCTTATCGGCGCCACGCATCTCCCCGGTCTGCATGTTCCCCAGGCGTGCTCTACGTCCACGACCTGTGTAGGTTTGGCAGCGACGAGCATTGAAGCAGGTGCTTTTGTAAACACATTCTGCCTTATGACAGATCGTTGCTCTAACGGTCCTCACACTATCTGGCCCAATCCCCCCGGTCCCGGAGGAGAAGTAATTTCCGAAAACTGGAATATGGATAATATAAACGAAGATCCATATGCGGGGCTGCCTATGCTTAGAACGGCCGAGAATGTGGCCCAAAAGTCCGGTTGGATTACCAGGGAAGACTGTGATGAGTTAACTTTAAGACGTTACGAACAGTACCTGGATTCCTTGGCTAATGACCGGGCGTTTCAGAAACGTTACATGTTCCCGATAGAATATAAAAAGAGCAAAAAGGAAACTGCATTACTTGAAGCGGACGAAGGAGTGACCCGTACAACTAAGGAAGGAGTGGCCAGATTAAAGCCGGTTATTGAAGGTGGAGTGCATACTTTTGCCTCTCAAACCCACCCTGCTGATGGCAACTGTGCTATTGTCGTATGCACCAGGGAAAAAGCTCGTGAGCTTAGCTCTGATAGCGGTATGGAAATACAGGTGGTTTCCTATGGTTTTGCCCGTGCCGAAAAGGCACATATGGCTGCGGCTCCGCTCCCAGCGGCAAAAATGGCACTGGAAAAAGCCCGGATCGGCATTAATGATGTTAAGGTTCTAAAGACGCACAATCCTTTTGCGACCAATGATTTATACCTTGCCAGAGAAATAAACTATGATGTCATGAAAATCAATAATTACGGCAGTTCGCTTATTTACGGGCATCCCCAGGGTCCCACCACCGGTCGCGGCATTATCGAAATGATTGAAGAGTTGGTTACTCTGGGCGGTGGTTATGGTTTATTAGCCGGATGCGCGGCCGGAGACACCGGTGCAGCCCTGGTTGTTAAAGTATCTTAA
- a CDS encoding 3-hydroxyacyl-CoA dehydrogenase family protein: MAKKLGILGAGSMGGGIAHLAAVRGFEVILCDVEQRFVEGAIKRMNGFMDKSIQKQKMTVEEKDAALNRVSITTNMGNFADADLVIEAIFEDLALKKTAFEKMDKICRPEAILATNTSSMSITAIASATSRPDRVCGLHFFNPPILMRLVEVIRGYYTSDETVQLGFEVAQAMGKTPVEVKKDTPGFIVNRVMMPQFLEAMRIVEEGVATVEDVDKAVALGLNYPMGPFTLMDFTGVDISAFVADYIYNETKDPKWNPPQNLKALIRAGRLGKKTGSGWYDK; this comes from the coding sequence ATGGCTAAAAAACTGGGTATATTAGGGGCGGGCTCTATGGGCGGCGGAATTGCCCACTTGGCGGCAGTGAGGGGCTTTGAAGTTATACTTTGTGATGTGGAGCAGCGTTTTGTTGAAGGTGCCATTAAGCGTATGAACGGCTTTATGGATAAAAGCATTCAAAAACAAAAAATGACTGTTGAAGAGAAGGACGCGGCTTTAAATCGTGTTAGCATAACCACTAATATGGGAAATTTTGCCGATGCTGATTTGGTGATTGAGGCAATTTTCGAAGATCTGGCATTAAAGAAAACCGCCTTTGAGAAGATGGATAAGATTTGCCGTCCTGAGGCGATTTTAGCTACTAATACTTCTTCCATGTCAATTACCGCTATAGCTTCCGCCACTTCTCGCCCTGATAGAGTCTGCGGTTTGCATTTTTTTAATCCACCTATACTTATGCGTTTGGTAGAAGTTATTCGGGGCTACTATACAAGTGATGAAACTGTGCAATTAGGGTTTGAAGTGGCCCAAGCTATGGGTAAGACACCTGTTGAGGTTAAGAAGGATACCCCGGGTTTCATCGTCAACCGGGTTATGATGCCTCAGTTCTTGGAGGCTATGCGTATTGTGGAAGAAGGGGTGGCGACTGTCGAAGATGTCGATAAAGCGGTTGCTCTCGGTCTGAATTACCCCATGGGCCCCTTTACGTTAATGGATTTTACCGGAGTTGATATATCAGCCTTTGTAGCTGATTATATCTACAATGAGACTAAAGATCCCAAATGGAATCCTCCGCAGAATTTAAAAGCGTTGATACGGGCCGGAAGACTTGGCAAAAAGACCGGCTCCGGATGGTATGATAAATAG
- a CDS encoding enoyl-CoA hydratase-related protein, whose protein sequence is MAYEVIQLTKENGVAVITLNRPPVNPLNSQMFRELALAADELQADASVKAIIVTGGGEKAFAAGADISEIADLTPVEVYSFNQISRTAFDKLESLDKPVIAAINGFALGGGCELALCCDFRLASDTAKFGLPEVGLGIIPGGGGTQRLPRLIGMAKAKELIFLNDIIDAAAAERLGLVNNVVPANLLMEEAQKLARRLSSKPAVAMSMAKSAINAGINMDLNSALIFETKSFVTAFTSEDRKEGLGAFMKKRKPNFTGK, encoded by the coding sequence ATGGCCTATGAAGTAATCCAGTTAACTAAAGAAAACGGTGTTGCTGTTATAACTTTAAATCGCCCACCGGTGAACCCCCTGAACAGCCAAATGTTCCGGGAACTGGCTCTGGCAGCCGACGAATTACAAGCCGATGCTTCCGTCAAAGCCATAATCGTTACCGGTGGCGGAGAAAAGGCTTTTGCTGCCGGTGCTGATATTTCCGAAATAGCTGACCTAACTCCGGTGGAAGTGTATAGCTTTAACCAAATTTCCCGAACTGCTTTTGATAAATTAGAAAGTCTAGACAAACCGGTTATAGCCGCTATTAACGGATTTGCTTTGGGTGGTGGCTGTGAATTGGCTCTGTGCTGTGACTTTCGTTTGGCTTCCGATACGGCTAAGTTTGGTTTGCCTGAAGTCGGTCTGGGTATTATTCCCGGTGGTGGTGGTACTCAAAGACTTCCCAGGCTCATCGGTATGGCTAAAGCCAAGGAATTAATATTTCTGAATGACATTATTGACGCTGCTGCCGCCGAGAGATTAGGTTTAGTAAACAATGTAGTACCGGCAAACTTACTTATGGAAGAAGCTCAAAAGCTTGCTCGGAGACTGTCTTCCAAGCCGGCAGTAGCCATGAGTATGGCAAAATCGGCCATTAATGCAGGCATAAACATGGATCTTAACTCCGCCTTAATATTTGAAACTAAGAGTTTTGTTACTGCCTTTACCAGTGAAGACCGCAAAGAAGGCTTAGGGGCTTTTATGAAAAAGCGCAAACCAAACTTTACCGGTAAATAG